From Pseudovibrio sp. Tun.PSC04-5.I4, a single genomic window includes:
- a CDS encoding N-acetylmuramidase domain-containing protein: MSSASSIVQQLRHCKVSPAGSDVISQVAKEQGFDVNLLRALLIVESTEAASDDQGRIHLLTEKHIFWRKLPSQLRSTAAAMGLATRKWSKGNYKGLGKAGSDARWDRLERMAQVDETAALLSASYAKPQIMGFNYKLCGYHSVKNFVVALASSEAAQDKAFIDFLLNSGLADDIRAKDVRAIVRRYNGSGQVDYYSRKVSRAYESLTGHALQLEGSSKRAGMLRLGASGQPIETFQLRLSDLGYHVNPDGDFGDATRRAVVAFQVDHGLKPDGLVGPKTAAMIKRAVPLSEQVTNSRQDLRVKDLRAKGSQTVKQADRLTVLGGGVVATGGVAKAAELVPDSSILDQLSGLQDVIWPLKNALSPVLDLIGSNKWLMVAAGGAAVLYVAYQIKQRRLSDAKSWRHVG; encoded by the coding sequence ATGTCCTCCGCGTCTTCAATTGTTCAGCAGCTGCGTCATTGCAAGGTTAGTCCTGCTGGCAGTGATGTCATTTCCCAAGTGGCAAAGGAACAAGGCTTTGATGTAAATCTGCTGCGTGCTCTGCTGATTGTTGAGAGCACGGAAGCGGCCAGTGATGATCAAGGCCGCATTCATCTTCTTACCGAAAAGCACATCTTCTGGCGCAAGCTACCCAGCCAGCTGCGCAGCACGGCTGCAGCCATGGGACTGGCAACGCGCAAGTGGTCCAAGGGCAATTACAAGGGCCTTGGCAAAGCTGGGTCTGATGCCCGCTGGGACCGGCTGGAGCGTATGGCGCAGGTTGATGAAACCGCCGCTCTCTTGTCTGCCTCCTACGCCAAGCCGCAAATCATGGGCTTTAACTACAAGCTGTGCGGATATCATTCGGTCAAAAACTTTGTTGTTGCGCTGGCAAGTAGCGAGGCAGCTCAAGATAAAGCCTTCATTGATTTCCTGCTCAACAGCGGTCTTGCCGATGATATCCGGGCCAAGGATGTTCGTGCGATTGTGCGCCGCTATAATGGCTCTGGGCAGGTCGATTATTACAGCCGTAAAGTCTCCCGCGCTTATGAAAGCCTGACTGGTCATGCATTGCAGCTGGAGGGATCGTCTAAACGCGCTGGAATGCTGCGTTTGGGTGCTTCCGGGCAGCCCATCGAAACCTTCCAGCTCCGCCTTTCCGATCTTGGGTATCACGTCAATCCAGATGGTGATTTTGGGGATGCAACGCGCCGCGCTGTTGTTGCCTTCCAAGTGGATCACGGCCTTAAACCTGACGGTCTGGTTGGCCCCAAAACAGCTGCAATGATTAAGCGCGCAGTACCGCTTTCTGAGCAAGTCACGAACAGCCGCCAAGATCTGCGCGTAAAGGATCTTCGTGCCAAAGGCTCACAGACAGTCAAACAAGCGGACCGGTTGACTGTTCTGGGCGGCGGTGTGGTTGCGACTGGTGGTGTGGCTAAGGCTGCTGAACTGGTTCCTGACAGCTCAATACTGGATCAGCTTTCCGGCCTTCAGGATGTGATCTGGCCGCTTAAAAATGCGCTCTCGCCCGTTCTGGATCTGATTGGCTCCAACAAATGGCTGATGGTCGCCGCTGGCGGGGCTGCTGTTTTGTATGTGGCCTACCAGATCAAGCAGCGCCGCTTGTCTGATGCAAAAAGCTGGAGGCATGTTGGATGA
- a CDS encoding helix-turn-helix domain-containing protein, whose amino-acid sequence MASLPLVLQEIREVAGLPAALEIARQFGGSRVSIPAYPKQGHWLVETVGESAAIKICAYYRITSGSNREIGVKDLSIPLGPTGQRADRNTQIKALLEDGVSADEIARRLGIHRQTVLRQSKRIRDPQQADLFEF is encoded by the coding sequence ATGGCTTCTCTCCCACTTGTTCTTCAGGAAATCCGGGAGGTGGCAGGTTTACCTGCTGCCCTTGAGATTGCACGCCAGTTTGGCGGCAGCCGGGTTTCCATTCCAGCCTATCCGAAACAGGGTCATTGGCTGGTGGAGACTGTGGGAGAGAGTGCTGCCATAAAGATCTGCGCGTATTACCGTATAACAAGTGGCAGCAATAGAGAAATTGGTGTGAAGGATCTCTCTATTCCACTTGGCCCAACAGGACAGCGAGCAGACAGAAATACACAGATCAAAGCTTTACTGGAAGACGGTGTGTCTGCTGATGAGATTGCACGCAGACTTGGCATTCATCGCCAAACTGTGTTAAGGCAATCCAAGCGAATACGAGATCCGCAGCAAGCAGATCTGTTTGAATTTTAG
- a CDS encoding regulatory protein GemA gives MSTPHNRLYAAKKAAQLDDETLRDCLEASIGRRSAKGLTVIECNKVLDHMKAKGHGVDAQGSTQISGAFGKKAVALWLSAWNLGIVQDKTDKALLSWVKRQTGIDHINWVDGDDGSKVIDALKGWIKRDAGVDWSTDKKLPSVYNRPEFKVFCAQVALLKSREALPASHTFADIIYPIVGETDLHKLDSRDWIKLMNALGAKVRACLVREAH, from the coding sequence ATGAGCACTCCACACAACCGCCTCTACGCTGCAAAGAAAGCCGCTCAGCTTGATGATGAGACCTTGCGTGATTGCCTGGAGGCTTCCATTGGTCGCCGTTCTGCCAAGGGCCTGACCGTGATCGAATGCAACAAGGTGTTGGATCACATGAAGGCCAAAGGACACGGCGTCGATGCGCAAGGTTCCACGCAGATCAGCGGTGCTTTTGGCAAGAAGGCTGTGGCGCTGTGGCTTTCCGCGTGGAACCTTGGCATCGTTCAGGACAAGACAGACAAGGCGTTGCTCTCCTGGGTAAAGCGCCAGACCGGAATTGACCATATAAATTGGGTGGATGGGGACGATGGGTCCAAGGTTATTGATGCGCTGAAGGGCTGGATTAAACGGGATGCTGGCGTTGACTGGAGCACTGATAAAAAGCTGCCTTCAGTCTACAACCGTCCAGAGTTCAAGGTGTTTTGTGCTCAGGTGGCGCTTTTGAAAAGCCGTGAAGCGCTGCCTGCCAGTCACACCTTTGCAGATATCATCTATCCCATTGTTGGCGAAACGGATCTGCATAAGCTGGACAGCCGGGATTGGATCAAGCTGATGAACGCACTGGGCGCAAAAGTGCGGGCTTGTCTGGTTCGAGAGGCTCACTGA
- a CDS encoding DUF3164 family protein codes for MRNETLVPQGCWQNAKGAFVPLTTIKMEHQEEDALVKEIVESARFLNQALSKFKVDALGNVQAFRELIAEKYGAKKGGKKGNMTLLSYDGTLAVQVAISEHISFGAELEAAKALIDQCISKWSEGANANLQVLVDDAFDVDKEGKISTTRVLALRRSSIEDADWQRAMDAIADAMRVTGSKTYLRIYERDPMTGLQTPISLDLAAV; via the coding sequence ATGAGAAACGAAACGCTTGTCCCGCAGGGTTGTTGGCAAAATGCAAAGGGCGCGTTTGTCCCTTTGACGACCATCAAAATGGAGCATCAGGAAGAAGATGCTCTTGTTAAGGAGATTGTAGAGTCTGCCCGTTTCCTCAATCAGGCTCTTTCAAAGTTCAAGGTAGATGCGCTTGGCAATGTGCAAGCGTTTCGTGAACTGATTGCCGAGAAGTATGGCGCGAAGAAGGGCGGCAAAAAAGGCAACATGACCTTGCTGTCTTATGACGGCACACTGGCCGTTCAGGTTGCTATTTCTGAACACATCAGTTTTGGCGCAGAACTTGAGGCAGCCAAGGCTCTCATTGATCAGTGCATCAGCAAATGGAGCGAAGGCGCAAATGCGAACCTTCAGGTTCTGGTGGATGATGCCTTCGACGTGGACAAGGAAGGCAAGATTTCGACCACTCGTGTTTTAGCTTTGCGCCGTTCCAGCATTGAAGATGCGGACTGGCAGCGGGCAATGGATGCCATAGCCGATGCGATGCGGGTGACTGGATCGAAGACTTATTTGCGGATCTATGAACGTGATCCAATGACTGGATTGCAAACACCCATCTCTCTCGATCTGGCCGCTGTTTAG
- a CDS encoding AAA family ATPase: MTDRNKQVWELVDPVAEIPEKQKWAWLDARVAAKKYAEKKGLSKAAFAREVDLAAATFSEWFSGKYRGDYTKTTDAISQWLDNQRSFEQTEMRVPEDLGYVETPTSEKVMHALQFAQAMPEMVVITLGAGMGKTMTARKYQEMHAHTYLVTMRPTTSTPTAMVREIGMVMGINERNLLLLRHAIGLRVQRNGRKPLLIIDEAQNLSDNAVNELRDFLDRYECGIALIGNEELYTRFGGAQPKAAYAQINARVGTRVRQVRPTAQDIDIIVDAWNVEDEDARKLLRAIGRKPGALRQVSKTVRLAHMLAFGNGGVVDAKAVRAAWSNRGGEEV, encoded by the coding sequence ATGACTGATCGCAATAAACAAGTCTGGGAACTGGTTGATCCGGTTGCGGAGATACCGGAGAAGCAAAAATGGGCATGGCTGGATGCGCGTGTAGCTGCGAAGAAGTATGCTGAAAAGAAAGGGCTTTCCAAGGCTGCGTTTGCCCGTGAGGTGGATCTTGCAGCAGCGACTTTCTCCGAGTGGTTTTCTGGGAAATATCGTGGGGATTATACCAAGACCACGGATGCCATCAGCCAGTGGCTTGATAACCAGCGCAGCTTTGAACAAACGGAAATGCGGGTTCCTGAAGATCTCGGCTATGTGGAAACGCCGACATCTGAGAAGGTGATGCACGCCCTTCAGTTTGCACAAGCAATGCCGGAAATGGTGGTGATCACTTTGGGCGCTGGCATGGGCAAAACCATGACGGCCCGCAAATATCAGGAGATGCACGCCCACACTTATCTGGTGACCATGCGCCCAACCACATCCACACCAACGGCCATGGTGCGCGAGATCGGTATGGTCATGGGAATTAATGAGCGGAATTTGCTTCTGCTGAGACATGCTATTGGTTTACGGGTTCAGCGCAATGGCCGCAAACCTTTGCTGATTATTGATGAGGCCCAGAACCTTTCCGACAACGCAGTCAATGAACTGCGAGATTTTCTTGATCGGTATGAGTGCGGCATAGCTCTGATTGGCAACGAAGAACTTTACACCCGTTTTGGTGGTGCGCAGCCCAAAGCCGCTTATGCGCAGATCAATGCTCGTGTCGGCACGCGCGTGCGTCAGGTGCGCCCTACAGCACAAGACATTGATATCATTGTTGACGCCTGGAATGTGGAGGATGAAGACGCTCGCAAGCTCCTTCGCGCTATCGGGCGCAAGCCCGGAGCCCTTCGGCAGGTTTCCAAAACAGTTCGCCTGGCGCACATGCTGGCATTTGGTAATGGCGGAGTCGTGGATGCTAAGGCCGTTCGCGCTGCCTGGTCCAACCGTGGGGGCGAAGAGGTATGA
- a CDS encoding transposase domain-containing protein produces MLKEWFDVSELAGVLVSDWPNTERGLNTLIDREGWRNHGERCREREAQGGGFEYHVSLLPANVQTKLLAQAGTLKIEEKGAATSDAWQNYDRLSQKKKQIAADRLHVVAQVDAMHRGGMSKTHAVAFVSMETGVSSSTLWNWEKLTHGVARDNWLAVLAPKHPGRTQTVDCDPRAYELLKADYLRPEKPGFAACYRRMSEAAAHHGWTPIPSSKTLKRRIERDVPAGAIVLARQGMDAAKQLYPAQTRDRSVFHAMQATNADGHKFDVFVKWEDGTIGRPLMLTLQDLYSGKMLSYRIGRSENKDAVRLAIGDMVESFGIPDSMYLDNGRSFASKWITGRMKTRFRFKIKDEDPAGILETLGVKVHWTTPYSGQSKPIERAFRDLCEEVAKHPKCAGAYTGNNPMAKPENYGSKAIPIAEFEQHVAEQIVRHNSREGRRAAVCAGRSFEQTFRASLEDPSTIIRKASEAQRRLWLMAAEGVRSRKPSCEIHLNGNRYWSPQMNEFAGAKMIVRFDPDNLHDGIFVYRLDGSFVCAAECIEAVGFNDTNAARDHTRNRRTYMKTMREARNLEVTLGIDEVADLLPKIETEQEAIPEQQVVRLAVGQDRPVPQGPAWDEDAADSFGRAVAAMSNSSNRVVPFQSGANE; encoded by the coding sequence ATGTTGAAAGAATGGTTCGATGTATCAGAACTGGCAGGAGTGCTGGTCTCTGATTGGCCCAATACCGAGCGTGGACTGAATACCCTGATAGACCGTGAAGGCTGGCGCAATCATGGCGAGCGCTGCCGGGAACGGGAGGCGCAAGGTGGTGGATTTGAATACCATGTGAGCCTGTTGCCTGCCAATGTGCAAACCAAGTTGCTGGCGCAGGCTGGTACTTTGAAGATTGAAGAAAAAGGGGCCGCCACCAGTGATGCCTGGCAGAACTATGACCGCCTTTCACAGAAGAAAAAGCAGATAGCAGCAGACCGGCTGCATGTGGTGGCGCAAGTGGATGCCATGCACAGAGGCGGCATGAGCAAAACCCATGCGGTGGCTTTTGTTTCCATGGAAACGGGTGTGAGCAGTTCAACCTTATGGAACTGGGAGAAGCTTACACACGGTGTTGCGCGGGACAATTGGCTGGCGGTGCTGGCTCCCAAACATCCGGGCCGCACCCAGACCGTGGATTGTGACCCACGCGCTTATGAATTGCTGAAGGCAGATTATCTGCGCCCTGAAAAGCCCGGATTTGCCGCGTGCTACCGGCGTATGAGCGAGGCCGCTGCCCATCATGGCTGGACGCCTATTCCAAGCTCCAAGACGCTGAAACGGCGCATTGAGCGGGATGTGCCAGCGGGCGCGATTGTGCTTGCACGGCAAGGCATGGATGCAGCCAAACAGCTCTATCCGGCGCAGACCCGTGATCGTTCTGTGTTCCATGCCATGCAGGCAACGAATGCGGATGGGCATAAGTTTGATGTGTTTGTGAAATGGGAGGATGGCACCATTGGCCGCCCGCTGATGCTGACGCTTCAGGATCTCTATTCCGGCAAGATGCTGTCCTATCGCATTGGGCGCTCTGAGAACAAAGACGCGGTGCGCCTTGCCATTGGTGACATGGTGGAGAGCTTTGGCATTCCAGACAGCATGTATCTGGATAACGGGCGCAGCTTTGCCTCCAAATGGATCACAGGGCGGATGAAAACCCGTTTCAGGTTCAAGATCAAAGACGAAGATCCAGCTGGTATTTTGGAAACGTTGGGTGTGAAAGTTCACTGGACCACGCCGTATTCCGGGCAGTCCAAGCCGATTGAACGGGCGTTCCGTGATCTTTGTGAGGAAGTTGCCAAACACCCAAAATGCGCTGGGGCTTATACGGGCAACAACCCGATGGCAAAGCCTGAGAACTACGGTTCCAAGGCGATCCCGATTGCCGAGTTTGAGCAGCATGTGGCTGAGCAGATTGTGCGCCACAACAGCCGTGAAGGTCGCAGGGCTGCTGTGTGTGCGGGGCGCTCATTCGAGCAGACGTTCCGGGCATCTCTCGAAGACCCATCGACGATCATTCGAAAAGCCAGTGAAGCACAGCGTCGGTTGTGGCTGATGGCTGCTGAAGGCGTCAGATCCCGTAAGCCATCATGTGAAATTCATCTCAATGGAAATAGATACTGGTCCCCTCAGATGAATGAGTTTGCCGGGGCCAAGATGATTGTGCGGTTTGATCCAGACAATCTGCATGACGGGATTTTTGTTTATCGGCTGGATGGCTCGTTTGTGTGTGCAGCTGAGTGCATTGAGGCGGTTGGCTTTAACGACACCAATGCAGCGCGTGATCATACTCGCAATCGCCGCACCTACATGAAGACCATGCGAGAAGCCAGGAACCTTGAGGTCACTTTGGGCATTGATGAGGTGGCGGATCTTTTACCGAAAATTGAAACAGAGCAGGAAGCTATCCCAGAACAACAGGTTGTGCGCTTGGCAGTGGGTCAGGACCGACCTGTGCCGCAAGGGCCTGCGTGGGATGAGGATGCAGCAGACAGTTTTGGCCGTGCTGTGGCGGCCATGAGTAATTCGAGTAACCGCGTTGTGCCCTTCCAGAGTGGGGCAAATGAATAA
- a CDS encoding ParB N-terminal domain-containing protein, with translation MSHLPLKDIVVPERLRPVHQDWIEVLASSLVELGLKEPIVVREVKRGRSKQIELVAGAHRLAAAAKLGWDEIPVSLVEASDLQARLIEIDENLMRRELNPLDRAIFLTARKEVHEEMYPDAKHGGDHGNQHTGGRQVANLATWRFSKAAAEKTGLSERSIQRAVSIISRLAPDVIELVRETGLSESGKELEALAKKEPAAQRAILGVIADGTAQKVSQAEVLLSMKSSMAPVSEEEKAFRTLLASWNRLGRKRRRQFLGELGLEASDVVLDAKVKD, from the coding sequence ATGTCTCACTTGCCCTTAAAAGACATTGTTGTTCCTGAGCGGCTGCGGCCTGTGCATCAGGATTGGATTGAGGTTCTTGCCAGCTCGCTTGTTGAGCTTGGCCTGAAGGAACCAATTGTTGTTCGTGAGGTTAAACGCGGACGCTCTAAACAGATTGAATTGGTGGCGGGTGCGCACCGTCTGGCTGCTGCTGCCAAGCTGGGTTGGGATGAAATTCCGGTTTCTCTTGTTGAAGCCAGTGATTTGCAAGCGCGACTGATTGAGATTGACGAGAACCTGATGCGGCGCGAGTTGAACCCGCTGGATCGAGCTATCTTTTTAACTGCCCGCAAAGAAGTGCATGAAGAGATGTACCCGGACGCCAAACATGGCGGAGATCATGGCAATCAACACACAGGCGGGAGGCAAGTCGCCAACTTGGCGACTTGGCGCTTCTCCAAAGCCGCTGCTGAGAAAACAGGGCTTTCTGAACGCTCCATACAACGGGCTGTTTCCATCATCTCCAGACTTGCGCCTGATGTGATTGAGCTGGTGCGTGAGACTGGCCTTTCTGAGAGTGGCAAGGAACTGGAGGCGCTGGCAAAAAAAGAACCGGCAGCGCAACGGGCAATCCTGGGTGTGATTGCTGATGGAACCGCGCAGAAGGTCTCTCAGGCGGAAGTGTTGCTGAGCATGAAGAGCAGCATGGCCCCGGTGAGTGAAGAGGAAAAGGCTTTCCGCACATTGCTTGCCAGCTGGAACCGGCTGGGCCGCAAGCGCCGCCGCCAGTTTCTGGGTGAGTTGGGGCTGGAAGCTTCTGATGTTGTGCTTGATGCCAAGGTGAAGGACTAG
- a CDS encoding helix-turn-helix domain-containing protein, translated as MTHTREDDMDSAEILFLLRKAGRSYAFVDRTYTLPKGTAVNTARQPHPRGEQALAKVLGLSPLNIWPSRYDASTGERLSPQPLENYRTQRILAQRQNVTPDLTCEAAA; from the coding sequence ATGACGCACACCAGAGAAGATGACATGGATTCTGCCGAGATCCTGTTTCTCTTAAGAAAGGCAGGCCGATCCTACGCTTTTGTGGATCGTACTTACACCCTTCCCAAGGGCACCGCTGTTAATACTGCACGCCAGCCTCATCCTCGTGGTGAACAGGCATTGGCTAAAGTTCTCGGGCTTTCTCCCCTAAATATCTGGCCTAGCCGGTATGACGCTTCTACAGGCGAGCGACTGAGCCCTCAACCCTTGGAAAACTATCGCACACAGCGGATTTTGGCTCAACGTCAAAACGTCACACCAGATTTGACATGTGAGGCAGCGGCATGA
- a CDS encoding helix-turn-helix domain-containing protein, giving the protein MARKATSKTKLGQRLIEIRGDENRGEYCARLGINDRTYRDYESGKSLPNSDTLKLISNVHDVSLNWLILGEGPMRLNEQDAPKAAAIEKEFFARVLETTRKAYAESSVRISDVDLGRLAAEKYEEYIVLAHEPDDEEERLALMALLKRRLIKDLMQAHTDQATSKRRA; this is encoded by the coding sequence ATGGCGCGCAAAGCAACATCAAAAACTAAGTTAGGTCAAAGACTTATAGAAATTCGCGGCGATGAAAATCGCGGTGAATATTGTGCGCGACTAGGTATCAATGACCGCACATACAGAGATTATGAGAGTGGCAAGAGCCTGCCTAATAGCGATACTTTAAAACTGATTTCCAACGTACATGATGTCAGCCTCAACTGGCTCATCCTCGGCGAAGGACCAATGCGCCTAAATGAACAAGACGCACCCAAAGCCGCTGCAATTGAAAAGGAATTCTTTGCCCGTGTGCTGGAAACCACACGCAAAGCCTACGCTGAATCAAGCGTGCGCATCTCGGATGTAGATCTTGGGCGGTTGGCTGCGGAAAAATATGAAGAGTATATAGTGCTGGCGCATGAGCCTGATGATGAAGAAGAGCGCCTCGCACTCATGGCATTGCTCAAACGCCGCCTCATCAAAGACCTGATGCAAGCCCACACTGACCAGGCAACAAGCAAACGCCGGGCTTAA
- a CDS encoding ABC transporter ATP-binding protein — MKKSTKSDVGVSKQNEERVPVLSLQGVSRSYVEGDSKLEILKGADLNLYEGEMVALVAPSGAGKSTLMHLAGLLERPQEGEIMIDGRACSTLNDDARTSIRRTDVGFVYQFHQLLPEFTALENIALPQMICGLKRKDAEERARQLLSYMRLAERESHRPSELSGGEQQRVAIARAVANAPRLLLADEPTGNLDPKTSQYVFEALTALVRASGFAAMLATHNLEIAKQMDRRITLRDGKVVELP, encoded by the coding sequence ATGAAAAAGTCAACGAAATCTGATGTGGGTGTCTCTAAGCAGAATGAGGAACGTGTCCCTGTTTTGAGTTTGCAGGGTGTTTCCCGAAGTTATGTTGAAGGTGACAGCAAGCTAGAAATCCTGAAGGGTGCTGATCTGAACCTTTATGAAGGTGAGATGGTTGCACTTGTTGCTCCTTCTGGTGCTGGTAAGTCCACGCTAATGCATTTGGCTGGCCTTCTTGAGCGGCCACAGGAGGGTGAGATCATGATTGACGGGCGGGCTTGTTCCACTCTCAATGATGATGCCCGGACGTCTATTCGTCGTACGGATGTAGGCTTTGTCTATCAATTCCACCAGTTGCTGCCTGAATTTACAGCGCTGGAAAACATTGCGTTGCCGCAGATGATTTGCGGTCTCAAGCGCAAAGATGCGGAAGAACGGGCACGGCAGTTGCTCTCCTATATGCGTCTTGCGGAGAGGGAGAGCCATCGCCCTTCTGAGCTCTCCGGTGGTGAGCAGCAGCGGGTTGCTATTGCCCGGGCAGTCGCTAACGCTCCTCGGCTTTTGCTGGCGGATGAACCAACCGGCAATCTGGATCCCAAAACGTCTCAATATGTGTTTGAGGCATTGACTGCTCTGGTTCGTGCATCCGGTTTTGCAGCTATGCTAGCGACTCATAATTTGGAGATTGCCAAACAAATGGATAGGCGAATAACCTTGCGAGATGGCAAAGTCGTCGAGCTACCATAA
- a CDS encoding lipoprotein-releasing ABC transporter permease subunit: protein MTAAIQAAHPGKTRWFAPFEWMLAGRYLRSRRKETFISIIAGLSFLGITLGVATLIIVMAVMNGFRTELLTKILGINGHVLVQPIDSPLNDYDNTTLRLAGIDGVDFAMPFVEGQAMISGPSADLGALFRGVRKTDLDKLKLVSGNVLLGTLDGFDKGDGIAIGSRLARQLGVTVGDTVRVITPRGSITPMGMTPRVKGYPVSAIFQIGMSEYDGTIAFMPFEEAQLYFNKEGLATGIEVYADDPDAVGPLRPLIEEEAGRPVYVSDWRQRNMTFFSALEVERNVMFIILTLIVLVAALNIISGMTMLVKDKGRDIAVLRTMGATRGAVMRIFIITGASIGTIGTLAGFILGTVVCWNIESIRQGISWLTATELFSPELYFLSKLPAEMDPNETTTVVVMALVLSLLATIYPAWRAARLDPVEALRYE, encoded by the coding sequence ATGACGGCAGCGATTCAGGCGGCTCATCCCGGTAAGACCCGGTGGTTTGCACCCTTTGAGTGGATGCTGGCAGGGCGGTATTTACGTTCCAGACGCAAAGAAACATTTATTTCTATTATTGCTGGTCTTTCCTTCTTGGGGATCACTCTGGGCGTTGCAACACTCATCATTGTTATGGCGGTGATGAACGGATTCCGCACTGAGCTTCTTACAAAAATCCTCGGTATCAATGGTCATGTGCTAGTGCAGCCTATTGATAGCCCCTTGAATGATTACGACAATACCACGCTTCGGCTTGCTGGTATTGATGGTGTCGATTTTGCTATGCCTTTCGTTGAAGGGCAGGCCATGATTTCCGGCCCTAGTGCTGACCTTGGTGCGCTGTTTCGCGGCGTTCGCAAAACGGACCTGGATAAGCTCAAGTTGGTTTCCGGTAACGTGCTGCTTGGTACGCTGGATGGCTTTGATAAGGGCGATGGGATCGCGATTGGCTCTCGCCTCGCGCGTCAGCTTGGCGTGACTGTTGGTGATACGGTGCGTGTGATTACACCGCGCGGTAGCATAACGCCAATGGGCATGACCCCTCGTGTGAAGGGTTATCCTGTTTCCGCAATCTTCCAGATTGGTATGAGCGAGTATGATGGCACGATTGCCTTTATGCCGTTTGAAGAGGCGCAGCTTTACTTCAACAAAGAAGGGCTTGCGACCGGTATCGAAGTTTATGCCGATGATCCGGATGCTGTTGGGCCCTTGCGTCCGCTGATTGAGGAAGAGGCAGGGCGTCCTGTTTATGTCTCCGATTGGCGTCAACGTAATATGACGTTCTTCTCCGCATTGGAAGTTGAGCGGAATGTGATGTTTATTATTCTGACGTTGATCGTGCTTGTGGCTGCACTCAACATTATCTCTGGCATGACCATGCTGGTGAAAGATAAGGGACGTGATATTGCCGTGCTGCGTACCATGGGTGCGACAAGAGGCGCTGTCATGCGGATTTTTATTATCACTGGTGCCAGCATCGGAACCATTGGCACGCTTGCCGGATTTATTCTGGGCACTGTGGTGTGTTGGAACATTGAAAGTATTCGTCAGGGGATCTCCTGGTTAACGGCCACTGAGCTGTTTTCTCCGGAGCTCTATTTCCTCTCTAAACTTCCAGCCGAGATGGACCCAAATGAGACGACGACTGTTGTTGTTATGGCTCTGGTTTTAAGCTTGTTGGCAACGATTTACCCTGCCTGGCGCGCAGCCCGGCTCGATCCTGTTGAGGCATTGCGCTACGAATGA